AACACTGAGCACCTCTTCTAACTGAGGTCCTATCAGTAATAAAAACTGTGTAAAATTTATcagatgaataatattttataactatGTTTGTGATTGTGgctgggaaaggaaggaaaagacatgTTGAAACTCACTAATATGTTCAATAACTTAGAGAGTGAGAACATCTCAATGGTCCGTGGGACAATTTCTCTAGTGGCACTGGTGGGGTGCAAAGGAGAAGGGGTTGGGGGAGCAAAGCACAGCCTGAGCCTCTCTACATGCACTGTAGTAGCCCAGCACAATGGGGACCTCTCAGACCTGCCAGGAAACCTGATACCAGacacttctttcttcctccctttgcctggaaaatgaccatcttctctccttttcagGTGCGGTTCCTGGAGCAGCAGAACAAGGTTCTGGAAACCAAGTGGACCCTGCTGCAGGAGCAGGGCACCAAGACCGTGAGGCAGAACCTGGAGCCATTGTTCGAGCAGTACATCAACAACCTCAGGAGGCAGCTGGAC
The window above is part of the Piliocolobus tephrosceles isolate RC106 unplaced genomic scaffold, ASM277652v3 unscaffolded_41222, whole genome shotgun sequence genome. Proteins encoded here:
- the LOC111533206 gene encoding keratin, type II cytoskeletal 6A-like, with the protein product MHCSSPAQWGPLRPARKPDTRHFFLPPFAWKMTIFSPFQVRFLEQQNKVLETKWTLLQEQGTKTVRQNLEPLFEQYINNLRRQLDSIVGERGRLDSELRGMQDLVEDFKNKYEDEINKRTAAENEFVTLKK